The Apium graveolens cultivar Ventura chromosome 3, ASM990537v1, whole genome shotgun sequence sequence GCATGACGTATAAACAACGAGATTATGAGGATCAAAGTCACTAAATATAGCAATATGTAAACATAATTTCCCAGTACAACTTAAACAGGTGCATCAGCACTAACCAAAGGCTTTTTGTACATAACAAGAGAGAACTGTTACAAGGGTCAAGGTCAAAGATGCTTGCCTATACTTTATATAAGACCTGTTCCTAAACTAGCTATCCATACTCGGCTCCGGTTCTGGTTGTTTAGGATTCAATGCCGTGCCATTCATCCGGGCACGTGCCTCAGCGAACATTCTTTGCTGCTCCGCCAATGCTTCTTCTTCGGTCATCTCGGCTCCAGTGGTAAATTTCCCACCCCTCACCGTGTCCTGTCAGAAAGCATATATAGAATGAACATCTGATTGAGAAGTTGTGGTTTTACAATATGAAAACTGTCACCAAGCATCAAAGATTCATATCAAGTTACCACTACGTTGAAAAATAGACTATTACCATAGTTTCGAGTTTGTGTTGTTCATATGCAGAATAAACATCTTCAATGTACTCCCCAAAACCAAGAACCTGAAAAGATCATTCATTACAAGATCAATAACATGTTCGTGTTCTTAGATTACATAAGCAGGCAgatatcatattttaataatcATGACAACGACATGCATTGCATATCACGAAACCTTGACAAGCATGGAATACCGGTTGAAACAAATGTTTACCATGTCATCTTTTTAACAGGTATCTTACCAATATGCATGCAAAAATTGTTATACGATAAATGCCAATAATAATTCAACTTAAAAATAACAATATAAAAGGTTACAACATCGATATTCATTCGGTTGATTATAACCTCTAAAGCTTTTAACACATGTTCTGGTGCAATTGTTCTTTTGTCTTCTCGGCTACAAACTTCATTTGACTCTGATGAAATTAGATTGATGAACTCTGTGGAGCATGAATAAAGAGGGATAAGTTTCACTGGGGTAAGAAACAAGTGCTGAATCTAAAAATATAAAAAAGTACAAAAATTCAAGGTACAAAAATTGTCTTGATTTTCTTAAAATTGTAGCATTGTACCCAGGTCCATTTTTTGAATTGAAGAGAAACATATAATGTAAAAAACCATCCACAATTTTTTAGAAAGGACCTCTAAGTACAGGTGAAGAATTTTTAAGTTAAAAAACGTTTTTAATGAAACAATAACAAATATAACTTCTAAAGATACACGCACAACTTATATTCTAGTAGCTAGTACAAACAGGTGGTAATTATTGAATGAACAGACAGGTAAATAATTGAATGACCATATGGCCAATATCTTACCTACACAACATTCGATCAAGAGATCTTGAGCATCCCTGGCAACTCGAACATCTGGAGGTAACATTTCCTTGATGATCTTAGTCATGGTGGCTGTTATAAATCATACATTGCATTATTACCATCATCAAACAATATGTTATACAGAAAATTCTGTAACCTTCATCAGCAACAAATGACCAAGATAATAAGAGGAAAATTAGTTACACAAACAACATAACTCCCTAATTTCATCTCTAAATTTTCAAGTGAAGCATACTATATTTCAAACAGTACAGGGATCACTACTTCAACCCCAACGCTGCCAAGATTTAAACTTTGTCCCATTGCATAAAATCTAACATGACTTGCCAATAtcatataataaatataatttacAAATTTCTTATATTATACAAGTGCTTATCTGTTATATTTAGCCCCTCAAGTTCACAACCATCCTTATTCTAGGTCACGAACAACAATGTTTTTGACTGGCTTTTTCTACAGAAAACAAACTACAAAACACAACGTTCCAGGACCGAAACCATGTTGCCCATACTATTATCCCAGATCACCTTGTTCCACTCAGATCAGTTACCACTCACCCATGTAAACAAAAAAATTGGACACTAGATTGACTCAAACAGATCTTCAATTTCAAGGCACACATAAGAACATGTATTAATCTTCTACTTTTTTTAATCATCACAATAAATTTACCTAAAACACAAATTTGATAAAATTAGTGCATCGCGTAAAATCCCCTAAAATTCAAACTCCCCTATCAAGATCAAAACTTTACTAATACACATAGTATCAAACAATCAAACCAATCAAAAAACATCTCAAAAATCAAATCTTTAACGGAAAACAACTCAAATCAcaacataatttaaaataataattaaaaacaaaCCTTTCGGAAGCGAAGCATCTTCTTTGGTCCTCCCAACTATATCCATAGGTTCCATAATTCCTGCACCACACACAAAAACACAGTCATATATACAATAAGATAGGTAGAATAATAAAGACAGAAACTTTAGATCTacagcgagagagagagagagagagacgaacCAAGATAACGGAGATCAAGAAACAATCGGCGATTCAATCAATTAAATAACGAGATCGGAGACGAGGGTGATATAGATACATAACGTTGAGGGCGATATAGAGGACGCAGGCGATTAGGGCACAAATTGTATAATCCGCGCGTGTGGTGGAATGGTTCACGCGCTTAACGCGAGTATGTGAGGAGAATAAGTAAAGGAACGGGGGAGAGTGAGATTGACGCGAGGGGAGTGCGGTGTGGGATTGTTAAGGGACATTACAATATTTATATGGAGTATATGGTGATGGTTAACAAGGGTAAGGGAAGAAAAGGTCTGTTTGAGAGGATAGGGAGATGTGAACAGGTGGTGAGTTTGAATTGGTTTAGACACAGAAATTGGGAAACTTTGAGCCAGGAATTTTTGGTGGGCCGGGTTGGTGGTGTTGGGCTTGTTCTAAATTTTCACAAAATTATGGAAAACAAACACAATATTTTCCAAAACCAAAATAATGTTACAATCAAGAAAATTAGGAAACATGTTCATATTATCTTCTTTTATCCCACCAAATCACCTGCATATTACGCAAAACATACATTTCCCGACTAAAAACTTTATCCCAAAAAATATTACTAGAGCATTTCCAATGATATTATCTATAATTACTTGGCTAAATTAGACCTATAGGATAATATGTAAAATTTGTTAAACTTGTAATGCAttgttattttaaaaatagtatgttaTTCAAATTTTATGTTGCTATAAATAGAATATATTACTTCAACATGTGAATAAatgattaattttttttacaGATCTGTAGTGGTTCAACAAATATAGCCAACATCAAGAGCTTGACTATATTTATAGAAAAGGGGAATGTACCATTAGAGATGATTTTTTTTACATAatctctatattttttatttatagcaAGTATTAATGATTTTTAGCTAAGATATTTATgtggttggagatgctcttaacCTATCATCCAACAAATCcaacaaaattaaaatttttaaggGATTGATGTGCCTGAGATTGTATTCAGGGTGTGCACGAGATTATAAGATTTCCTCATATAATAGTAGTGGTATTTTTGTAAATATAGGGGGTTGActtaaaattacaaaattaccCATTTAAAATTGTACTCAAAATCCTTATAATCTCATGCTAAATCCTCGAGGACAACCTCAGGTTCAGTTTTCTCTatttttaaaacataattattaaataatatttagaTATATGTGAAAATCTGTTCTAATCTCTCAAGGTTGGCTTGAGTTTCTTATAACTGCAATATGTTATACCCGAAAATTGATATGGGCTCTAAACAGACTCATTACAAGAATTGTTATTGTTATTGGGCTAAAATAATTGGATCCAAATATAAAGTTGAACTCTCGTACCGGTATATTGACCAGAGACTATGTACCGTTATGTTGACGAAGACCTCACCAGCTGACACGTGGGGGACATATCAATAAGATGAGTCGTGCCATTATATTATTAGGTGCACATGGCTACCTCTACATAAATAGTAGGGAAGTCCTGCTCTCATATCAACAGGAGAGGAGTCCTCACCTCATATTTTAAATAGACTTGAAGACACAAGTGGGAGTTATTACTGCTATCTCAACTGCACAGAAGGTATAACTACAATAATTTATGACTACATGACCCTATTGGGGCACATAATGGAAATCTAGCGGGACTACAATACGCTTGGAAGGGCCTCATCGAGGTCAACACTACTTACATTTTTTCGGGACCACATCACATGACCAGACTCTAAGGGGTCGCATGTGAGGCCTCGGTGTTCTCGTACCTCACCAACGAGATATCTTCGCCTAATACCATGACAGCCTATTATAGCCTAATTGGGCTTGGGCCATGGAATAATATGGGCTTTCTACGAACTATCCAACGGTCAATGAACCTGGGCTTTGATGGACCGGGCCAAATCCTAGCCCGTCTAGGTAACTTGTCCTCCAAGAACTACGTGTGGCTTGAACCCCTATAAAAGGGTACGTAGGCCTCTTGTTTGCGGATGATCAATAGTCtgaaataagggagaaaaatattTTCTTTCTGGCATTCGTTGAATCAACGAACAAGATCAGCTACAACATTCATCAAAATCCATTCCGTGTTCTTCGCGTTCTTAGCAAAATAATCATATTTTGCTCCGTGATTTCAGCAAACCTCCAAAATATTGTTATAccaaattctccctataacatctggcgctagaaggagggggacGTCATCAATTGGGAGAAAGATGACTAATTTCAAACATCGCAAGGGCATGAACCAGGAGGTGGAGACTGAGTCGCCTGAAGGTCATCCACCAAAGAGTCTTGAACGCCCCCTCGGCAAAAAGACTCTCAACGTGAAAATTCCTACTAAGAAGACCTTGATAATCTCAGGGCCTCCACCTATCGTTTCCTCTAAGGGCCCAAACGACTTGGAGGACCTAAAGTCAACAGGCGGAGAGACACCCATCACTCCCTCGCCAGGAAATGAGGAGGTCCTCTCCTATTTGGAAAAAATGGGAGCGCAATTGGAGGACATGGGTAAGCGAGTGGGAAAAGTGGAGCAGAGTCGTAGCGGCCtcaaaaagaagaagaagagaggaaGGAAGTTTACAAAGGGTGCTAAAGGTGGTAGCACAAAGAAAAAGTTAATTGACGATTTCAATGAGGAGGCTGAAGGCGAGACCCATGAAACAGATGGGGATGAAGAAAAGAAAGGAAATGAGTCACAAGGACAAGCCTCATCTGAGCTTAGGCCAACCAGTGTCTTTAATAGGATTGGTGTACAGCTCACTGAAAATGATTTGAGGCGCAAACTGGAAAAAATGAAGGCTGAAAGGCAGAAAAGAGGACCCCCGAGTCACGGCCATGGTTCAGAGCGACCCCCCTCTCATCGAGAAGGTGCGCGGTCTTCCCAACGTGACCCAAAACGGTCCGTGCCCAAGAAAAGAGGGTCTGTACACAATGAGGAAGGGCATTCCAGTGCAACTGCTAAGCCTCCCATCAAGGCTCCCCCTAATGTAAGGATCAGAGATTTGAAGATTGAGGAACTAAAGAAGCTCATGGATAAGATGGATGCGGATAAAAATGTCATTAATACAATGGAGACGTTCTCTCCTTTTACTCAAGAAATCAGGACCGCTCATTTGCCCCCAGAATTTAGAACTAATCCAGATTTGACATTCAAAGGGGACACTGACCCAGCTGCATACTTGATCCGCTTCAACACTGAAATGGAAGTATATCAGGTCTCACTCGAGGCCAGGTGCAGGTTGTTCGCGACCTCTTTTCGGGGTAGTGCTCAACAGTGGTTCTCTAAATTAGGGGTTCACGTCACCATAGACTCATGGGAGCAGTTCGCCGATATCTTCATTAAGCAGCTCCAGTCTTCAATGttgtatgctccccctgtagcCACCCTGGCCAATATAAGGCAGAGGGAGGGTGAAACGCTTCAAGATTACTTCATAAGATTCAATGCAGAAGTCCCCCGAGTGAGAGATGCAAGTGAGGAAGCCGTCAAAATTTTTTTAATTGCTGGGCTTAGGGAAAGGAACGAAATTCTGGAAACATATGCAGGCTCAAACCCCTTCTACTCTTGCTGATTTTCATGCCCAAGCAGAACCTTTCAAGTGGATAGAAAAATCTATGCAGGATTTGAAAAAGAGTGTAGgtagcagcagcaacaacaataaGGGAAGGGGAAGTAAGCGAAAGACGTCTTGGAGTCCCAAAAGAAATGGTAGAGATCGTAGTGAGAGCCCTAGGAGGGACCGAAATGCAAGGGAAAGGTCCTCACAGCGAGGAAGGACGGGGGACAGGAGGGAGCCCACTTACACTCCCTTGGTCGCTTCCATTGAACATATATATGCTATAAATTCGAATAAGGGCATGTTCAAGAAGCCTCCTAAAATGAATAGATTTGGAACCAAAGACACCAAAATATATTGTGCTTTTCATGAGCAGACTGGGCATGAGACCGCAGATTGTTGGCAACTGAAGGAGCAGATAGAGGACCTGATTCGTAATGACAAGCTCACTGAATGGGTTGTGCGAGAAGTAAAAACGCACAAGACATGAGGAGTTGGCTACCATGAAGTGCCCCCGCCAGTTGACAAAAATGATGAGCCCTCAGCAAGAGGCACACGAGAGAACATACATGTGATCATGAGAGGGCCTCATGTAGGGGAAACAGTAATAAGGCAATGGAAAGATATGCCCGCGAGGCTAAGGGGCTCCCTCTCACTAATGTTTATCATCTAGCGGATCGTCCTCCACAATATTTCGAAGAGGAATACGAAGACATCATATTTACTAGGGAGGACGCGAAATGGGTTCATCACCCACACTCTGATGCCTTGGTGGTAAAGGCTAAGATTGGTATCACTAACATTCACCGGGTCTTCGTAGATACTGGAAGTTCAGCCGATGTTCTCACTTATGATGTTTATAAGAAGATGGGTTTTCTCGATAAAGATTTGTCACCAACAGCGGGACATCTCTATGGCTTCACAGGAAACTCGATTGGCATAAAGGGGCTCATAAAGCTGCCTATCACCCTTGGTGATGAGTCCTGCACGGCAACTCATGTGGCTGAATTTACAGTTGTTGATCAACCATGTGCCTATAATGCTATCATTGGGAGGCCAAtcttgaaaatgatgaagatagTAAATTCCATCCATGCTCTCTCTATGAAATTTCCAACCCCCCATAGGGTGGGATGTGTCCGAGGAACTCAGTATGATTCAAGAGACTGCTACAATAAAGCATTGAAAGCAGCCTCCAAAGGACGCGTCTCTTGTTCAGATGATGTAGAAATGGAAGATTGTGAGGGATCTAAAAAAAGGAAAGGGACCGTGAACATTATCTCCATTGAAGAGCTCCCAGACGGATATTTCGAAGACTTAGGTGTACAGGTGGAGCCTCTCCTTGGGGCTATCATGATGGAAGCCTCTCAACCAGTCATGATTCTCCAAGAAGGTATTATTGAGGAAGCAAGTAATGAAGACGAGACCCCTGAAAAGATTGCTATGAGAGCCCGAAAAGGAAAAGGGGCTCTCAAGGAGACATCTACATTAGTAGACCTTCCTGGAGTAATCACTCTCGATACTACATTCACTTCTGAACTTGAACCCGCCTCAGGGGTCACTATGCAGGAAATAGGGGAGCCTAGCAATGTGAAGGATCTTGATATCGATCTCGATCCACGTATCCCAGAGCATGTTGAAAGAGCAGGAGCAGCTGAGGACACCATTTCTATTTTAGTGGATGCACATGACTCTTCTAAATTCCTCAAAATTGGCTCTCAATTGTCCCCAGAACTTAGAGAAAAGCTTACCATCTTTCTCAAAGCAAACTTATATGTGTTCGTTTGGTCTCATGCTGATATGGTGGGGATCGATCCCAATGTGATGTGTCACCGGCTTAATGTTGATCCTGATAAAAAAGGAGTGAGGCAAAAAAGGCGACCCATTAGCGGGGAGCGAGCT is a genomic window containing:
- the LOC141713100 gene encoding protein Dr1 homolog, which encodes MEPMDIVGRTKEDASLPKATMTKIIKEMLPPDVRVARDAQDLLIECCVEFINLISSESNEVCSREDKRTIAPEHVLKALEVLGFGEYIEDVYSAYEQHKLETMDTVRGGKFTTGAEMTEEEALAEQQRMFAEARARMNGTALNPKQPEPEPSMDS